The following are encoded together in the Candidatus Tumulicola sp. genome:
- a CDS encoding aldo/keto reductase family protein, which yields MRYRKLGHSGLHLSIIGLGSWLTFGNSVDRDTTRACVRRAWDGGVNFFDTANVYARGAAEETLGPILKELERGALVLATKAYFPMGDSVTERGLSRKHLRDQLDRSLGRLQVEYIDLYQCHRFDETTPLEETCRAMDDFVRQGKILYWGVSEWSADQISAAAALCSARGWAMPVSNQPQYSALWRRVESRVFPACREYGIGNVVWSPLAMGILTGKYPSVDRVPAGTRAAGPFKEMMEDYFTAGVLAAVQQVVPLAQQAGCSMAQLALAWCLRLPVVTSAIVGATKLQHLEDNLAAGDLDVDPAIFEAMDRILVPVAPSEPYLA from the coding sequence ATGCGATATCGGAAACTCGGGCACTCGGGACTGCACCTCTCGATTATCGGTTTAGGTTCGTGGTTGACGTTCGGTAATTCCGTCGATCGCGACACGACCCGGGCGTGCGTTCGGCGCGCGTGGGACGGCGGCGTCAACTTTTTTGATACCGCCAACGTGTACGCGCGCGGTGCGGCCGAAGAAACGTTGGGGCCGATCCTCAAAGAACTCGAACGCGGCGCGTTGGTGCTCGCTACCAAAGCATATTTCCCGATGGGCGATTCGGTGACCGAGCGCGGCCTCTCGCGAAAGCATTTGCGCGATCAGTTGGATCGTTCGCTCGGGCGCCTGCAAGTCGAGTACATCGATCTCTATCAGTGCCACCGCTTCGACGAAACGACGCCGCTCGAAGAAACGTGTCGCGCGATGGACGATTTCGTGCGCCAAGGAAAAATTCTCTACTGGGGCGTTTCGGAATGGAGCGCCGATCAGATCTCGGCAGCCGCAGCGCTATGCTCGGCTCGCGGGTGGGCGATGCCGGTGAGCAATCAGCCGCAGTACAGTGCGTTATGGCGTCGGGTCGAATCGCGCGTGTTTCCGGCGTGTCGCGAGTACGGGATTGGCAACGTCGTGTGGTCTCCGCTGGCCATGGGCATTCTCACCGGCAAGTATCCGAGCGTCGATCGCGTTCCGGCCGGAACGCGTGCGGCCGGACCGTTCAAAGAGATGATGGAAGACTATTTCACGGCCGGCGTGCTGGCCGCGGTACAACAAGTCGTGCCCTTAGCGCAGCAGGCAGGCTGTTCGATGGCTCAGCTCGCGCTGGCGTGGTGCCTGCGCCTGCCGGTCGTAACCAGCGCCATCGTGGGCGCGACCAAGCTCCAGCATTTGGAGGATAACTTGGCAGCCGGCGATCTCGACGTCGACCCGGCCATCTTTGAAGCGATGGATCGAATTCTCGTTCCGGTGGCCCCGTCGGAGCCCTACCTCGCATAA
- a CDS encoding ABC transporter ATP-binding protein: MNAIAISHLSKRYGSSVAVDDLSLQIPSGTVFGLLGPNGAGKTTTFKCMLGLMRPNAGSVEYAGQPLAPSTFEDIAYVPERSVLYDWMTVAQHVEMNRRAFARFDPSGAAQLLARFSIDPRKRVRALSKGMRTAVMVSLAFARNAKVLILDEPTSGLDPVNQRHVLGLIVNEAARGNTVLFSSHQIGQVERAADRIAVLDHGRSILTGLVDDLKADRKIVEGVFLDGATDISAVSRDPRVARVDRVDRIVRMLVTSGADDVAQRMTAAGATGVRLLDLNLEDIFFYAVSPADASSDAATRSIAQ, translated from the coding sequence ATGAACGCCATTGCAATTTCGCACCTGAGTAAGCGCTACGGTTCGTCCGTGGCCGTCGACGATCTGTCGTTACAGATTCCGTCCGGCACGGTGTTCGGATTGCTCGGGCCTAACGGCGCGGGTAAGACGACGACCTTCAAGTGCATGCTCGGATTGATGCGTCCGAACGCAGGCAGCGTCGAATATGCGGGTCAACCGCTCGCGCCGTCCACGTTCGAAGATATCGCCTACGTTCCCGAGCGCAGCGTCCTCTACGATTGGATGACGGTCGCGCAACACGTCGAGATGAACCGTCGCGCATTTGCGCGATTCGATCCGAGCGGCGCGGCGCAGTTGCTGGCGCGCTTCAGTATCGATCCGCGAAAACGCGTGCGCGCACTGTCGAAAGGCATGCGCACCGCAGTCATGGTGTCGCTGGCATTCGCCCGGAACGCAAAAGTACTGATCCTCGACGAACCGACCAGCGGTCTCGACCCGGTGAATCAACGCCACGTCTTAGGCTTGATCGTCAACGAGGCGGCGCGCGGTAATACCGTTCTGTTTTCATCGCATCAAATCGGGCAGGTGGAACGTGCGGCCGATCGCATCGCAGTGCTCGACCACGGACGGTCGATCCTGACCGGCCTGGTGGACGATTTAAAAGCCGATCGCAAGATCGTCGAGGGTGTGTTCCTCGATGGAGCGACCGACATAAGCGCCGTGAGCCGCGACCCGCGCGTTGCGCGCGTCGACCGCGTCGATCGTATCGTGCGCATGCTGGTCACCAGCGGCGCTGACGACGTCGCGCAACGGATGACGGCTGCCGGCGCGACGGGCGTTCGCCTACTCGATCTCAACCTCGAAGACATTTTCTTCTATGCAGTATCGCCCGCCGACGCATCGTCGGACGCGGCGACGAGGAGTATCGCACAGTGA
- a CDS encoding MFS transporter: protein MAFARIAGYPRRDSHDAAGKLTTATEIRTIALRHRPANPMPESPYEVLALFAGAMVAASIFSVATGTITPFLKTAFNLGQTQLGMVLSVELVGALLATAMAGGLTDRFGDKRVVLWSGWFMGISLICASLVRDFHWILGWLALYGIGYAAVTPAGSHAIVFFFKKEMRGFAMGVRQCGVPLAGVIGSLLLPAVAIHFGYQWSIAVAGIVTIVACTAASMLYREPEQLHGERISLRAMLADMLRISSDARLILLTLTSMTLVAAQMTMFAFLALTLTNEAGYAIGVAVFVFTISQAAAVAGRIIWGWISDNIFHGSRSLPLAVVCIMGSACVFCVSLFSTHTALWEACALAALLGFSVEGWFGVAVIGIAEIGGEEHSGSALGVALTFIFFSAFVAPTLFGAIAQAFGYSFAWRGLAVLVLLGIVPALLSSTILRRLADRAQRTA, encoded by the coding sequence TTGGCTTTTGCACGCATCGCCGGATACCCTCGGCGGGATTCACACGACGCGGCCGGAAAGCTGACGACCGCTACGGAGATACGAACGATCGCGCTGCGCCACCGTCCGGCTAATCCAATGCCGGAATCGCCCTACGAAGTGCTCGCGCTGTTTGCCGGCGCGATGGTTGCGGCGTCTATTTTTTCCGTTGCTACCGGCACCATCACTCCATTCTTAAAGACCGCGTTCAATTTAGGCCAGACGCAACTCGGCATGGTCCTGTCGGTCGAACTCGTCGGCGCGCTGCTGGCAACCGCGATGGCCGGAGGCCTGACCGATCGATTCGGGGACAAACGCGTCGTTCTGTGGAGCGGTTGGTTCATGGGCATCTCGCTGATTTGCGCGAGCCTCGTGCGCGACTTTCATTGGATTCTCGGATGGCTGGCGCTCTACGGCATCGGATATGCGGCCGTCACGCCCGCGGGTAGCCATGCGATCGTTTTCTTCTTCAAGAAAGAGATGCGCGGATTCGCGATGGGCGTCCGGCAATGCGGGGTGCCGCTCGCCGGCGTCATCGGTTCGCTGCTGTTACCGGCAGTCGCCATTCACTTCGGTTACCAATGGTCGATCGCGGTCGCCGGCATCGTCACCATCGTGGCGTGTACGGCTGCGTCCATGCTGTATCGAGAACCCGAGCAGCTGCACGGCGAACGAATTTCGCTGCGCGCGATGCTGGCCGACATGTTGCGAATCTCGAGCGACGCGCGGCTGATTTTGCTCACGTTGACGTCGATGACCCTGGTGGCCGCGCAAATGACGATGTTCGCGTTTCTGGCGCTGACGTTGACCAACGAAGCCGGATACGCTATTGGCGTTGCCGTGTTCGTGTTTACCATTTCCCAAGCGGCGGCCGTCGCCGGCCGCATCATCTGGGGCTGGATCAGCGACAACATTTTTCACGGCAGCCGGTCGCTTCCGCTGGCTGTGGTCTGCATCATGGGATCGGCGTGCGTGTTTTGCGTCTCGCTTTTTTCGACGCACACCGCATTGTGGGAAGCGTGCGCGCTGGCGGCGCTGTTAGGATTCAGCGTCGAGGGATGGTTCGGGGTCGCGGTGATTGGAATCGCCGAAATCGGCGGCGAGGAACATTCCGGCAGCGCCCTCGGCGTCGCACTGACGTTCATTTTCTTCTCGGCCTTCGTCGCCCCAACGCTGTTCGGCGCCATCGCACAAGCGTTCGGGTACAGCTTCGCCTGGCGCGGACTCGCGGTGCTGGTGCTGTTAGGCATCGTGCCCGCTCTTCTGAGCAGTACCATTCTACGACGGCTCGCAGACCGGGCGCAGCGAACGGCTTAA
- a CDS encoding YegS/Rv2252/BmrU family lipid kinase: protein MRVGVIINARSRRGTAIGSDALRQLERLGVQVTSVHGTSHGIDPSQVDAIVVVGGDGTLTHAIPRALSAGIPIGIVPAGTFNELARTLDVPLDVAGACDLIAAGHTRAVDVGCVNGVHFLAEASIGISSRAARWQNTEIKRRYGMLGVLATALQAIVHARPMRVEVRYDSHVMRLRTMQLTIANSHRFGGVIAISDAAIDDGWLDLYSVQIDNLREAAALMWAVMRGRREAVPGLRVLRARRFELHQRHHHHITADGEPAGKTPATFDLLPKALRIFSPE, encoded by the coding sequence GTGCGAGTCGGCGTCATAATCAACGCTCGTTCGCGGCGCGGAACGGCGATCGGAAGCGACGCGTTGCGACAACTCGAGCGACTCGGCGTACAAGTTACGTCGGTGCACGGCACTTCACATGGTATCGACCCATCGCAGGTCGACGCGATCGTGGTCGTCGGCGGTGACGGGACGCTAACGCACGCGATTCCGCGCGCTCTCAGCGCCGGCATTCCAATCGGCATCGTGCCGGCCGGTACGTTTAACGAGCTGGCACGAACCCTCGACGTTCCGTTGGATGTAGCGGGCGCTTGCGATCTCATTGCGGCCGGCCACACGCGCGCCGTCGATGTCGGCTGCGTCAACGGCGTGCACTTCTTGGCCGAGGCGAGCATCGGCATTTCGAGCCGCGCCGCTCGCTGGCAGAACACCGAGATCAAACGCCGTTACGGCATGCTGGGCGTGCTGGCGACGGCGTTGCAAGCGATCGTGCATGCCCGGCCGATGCGGGTGGAGGTGCGCTACGACTCACACGTCATGCGCTTGCGCACGATGCAGCTAACGATCGCCAATAGCCATCGCTTCGGAGGCGTAATAGCGATCTCCGACGCGGCTATCGACGACGGATGGCTAGATCTCTATTCGGTGCAGATCGACAACCTGCGCGAAGCCGCCGCGTTGATGTGGGCGGTTATGCGCGGTCGCCGGGAAGCGGTGCCCGGACTGCGCGTCTTGCGCGCACGGCGGTTCGAGCTGCATCAACGGCATCATCATCATATTACCGCCGACGGCGAGCCGGCCGGTAAAACGCCGGCCACCTTCGATCTGCTTCCGAAGGCCCTTCGCATCTTCTCGCCGGAGTAA
- a CDS encoding 4-hydroxybenzoate octaprenyltransferase — translation MKIGVFLKEIRIEHTLFALPFAYTGAIVAARGIPSWPALLWITLAVLGARTAAMAANRYLDRDIDARNPRTARRALASGKLSAASMLWATAAGLALLVWSAWMLNPLCVKLLPIAAVLLLAYPLCKRFTWTTHFVLGAVDGLAPLGAYVAVAGGIGIPGVLLFVAVTLWVAGFDIIYALMDLGVDREQGIASVPARFGERSGYVLPLALHGAMLAALAAAGWIANGAWPYYAGVAANAILIVYEKRLLDASENVFVLNERVFIANMAFSLVFLASAAIGFAVGRPA, via the coding sequence TTGAAGATCGGCGTCTTCCTCAAAGAAATCCGAATCGAACACACGCTCTTCGCACTCCCGTTCGCGTATACGGGTGCGATCGTCGCCGCGCGCGGAATTCCGTCATGGCCGGCGCTGCTGTGGATCACGCTGGCCGTTCTCGGAGCGCGCACGGCCGCGATGGCGGCCAATCGATATCTCGATCGCGATATCGATGCCCGTAATCCGCGCACCGCTCGGCGCGCCCTCGCTAGCGGCAAGCTATCGGCTGCATCGATGCTGTGGGCGACCGCTGCCGGGCTCGCGCTGCTCGTCTGGTCGGCCTGGATGCTCAATCCGCTGTGCGTTAAGCTATTGCCGATCGCGGCCGTGCTGCTGCTGGCGTATCCGCTGTGCAAGCGGTTCACGTGGACGACGCATTTCGTGCTCGGCGCGGTCGACGGGCTCGCACCGCTCGGGGCCTACGTGGCCGTCGCGGGTGGAATCGGAATCCCCGGCGTGTTGTTGTTCGTCGCCGTCACGCTGTGGGTCGCCGGGTTCGACATCATCTATGCATTGATGGATCTCGGCGTCGATCGCGAGCAAGGGATCGCTTCGGTTCCGGCTCGCTTCGGGGAACGAAGCGGCTACGTTTTACCGCTGGCCTTGCACGGCGCGATGCTGGCGGCGTTGGCAGCGGCCGGATGGATTGCGAACGGCGCCTGGCCGTATTACGCCGGAGTCGCTGCCAATGCGATTTTAATCGTGTACGAGAAGCGTCTGTTGGACGCCAGCGAAAACGTCTTCGTGCTCAACGAGCGTGTCTTCATAGCAAATATGGCATTTTCACTCGTCTTTTTGGCGTCCGCCGCGATCGGCTTTGCCGTCGGCCGTCCCGCATGA
- a CDS encoding RDD family protein, with translation MDATVFAGPHSLRDPRERIAFWATALLALPAALFIGYILHESIGASQVALFIVIAMVYVTLARGRLLGTSVRVHELQYPRVFSIVKSACAALDIPMPLVFVREDNYVPVAALGFGEPYSLVLSSHWIEVFDDDELAFMIGRELGHIAAGHTRFLSLLSVNGKENPIIALIFGAWLRRCAATCDKFGLLCCGDLNAAIRAVGVAEFHEFGRKVDYHAFAEQYAELQADSVSRWGVWLGAEPYATTRIASLREFMSTPMYELARAWFVRERDEEPPKLAAPGITTVAKKDCAGWWRRFAAFGIDIALVLSIINSFGGGNGVPVAVNINDDDSKPAATARHKTTNKETADKETVDKVKPEPTATPEPQTVNIGPISFVPSNNVEFKLGPFLISPRALDPNNRSGKLFWFVVYMALLVTLAGQTFGMMIAGLRVVTVDFRKPKLAQTIFRYTIVFFLWPLIGLLSFFWRHTFLHDRWTKTRLVKVERVVARATGSN, from the coding sequence GTGGACGCTACGGTCTTTGCCGGCCCGCACTCGCTACGCGACCCCCGCGAGCGCATCGCTTTCTGGGCCACGGCCCTGTTGGCGCTTCCGGCGGCGCTCTTCATCGGCTACATCTTACACGAGTCGATCGGCGCCTCGCAGGTCGCGTTGTTCATCGTCATTGCGATGGTCTATGTGACGCTGGCACGCGGCCGATTACTCGGAACCAGCGTGCGCGTTCACGAGCTACAGTACCCGCGCGTTTTTTCGATCGTGAAGTCGGCTTGCGCCGCGTTGGATATTCCGATGCCGCTGGTGTTCGTCCGCGAGGACAACTACGTGCCGGTCGCGGCGCTCGGATTCGGAGAGCCGTATTCGCTGGTGCTCTCCAGCCACTGGATCGAGGTGTTCGACGACGACGAGCTGGCCTTCATGATCGGTCGGGAACTCGGACACATCGCCGCCGGACACACGCGTTTTCTCTCGCTGCTCAGTGTGAACGGCAAAGAGAACCCGATCATCGCGCTCATTTTCGGCGCCTGGCTGCGACGTTGCGCCGCGACCTGCGACAAGTTCGGATTGCTCTGTTGCGGCGACTTGAACGCTGCCATCCGCGCCGTCGGCGTGGCCGAATTCCACGAGTTCGGACGCAAGGTCGACTATCACGCGTTTGCCGAGCAATATGCGGAGCTGCAAGCCGATTCGGTTTCGCGTTGGGGCGTGTGGCTGGGAGCCGAACCGTATGCGACGACGCGTATCGCTTCTTTGCGCGAGTTCATGTCGACGCCGATGTACGAACTGGCACGTGCCTGGTTCGTTCGCGAGCGGGACGAAGAGCCGCCGAAGCTTGCGGCGCCGGGCATCACGACGGTAGCCAAAAAAGATTGCGCCGGCTGGTGGCGGCGCTTCGCCGCCTTCGGCATCGACATCGCGCTGGTGCTATCGATCATCAACTCGTTCGGTGGAGGCAACGGCGTGCCGGTGGCCGTCAACATCAACGACGACGATTCGAAACCTGCGGCGACCGCACGTCACAAAACTACAAATAAGGAAACTGCGGATAAAGAAACTGTCGATAAGGTGAAGCCGGAGCCGACCGCAACGCCGGAGCCGCAAACGGTGAATATCGGGCCGATCAGTTTCGTACCCTCGAACAATGTTGAGTTCAAGCTCGGGCCGTTTCTGATTTCGCCGCGTGCGTTGGATCCCAACAATCGGTCGGGTAAGCTGTTTTGGTTTGTCGTGTACATGGCGCTGCTAGTGACGCTCGCCGGCCAGACGTTCGGAATGATGATCGCGGGGCTCCGCGTGGTTACGGTCGATTTTCGCAAGCCCAAACTGGCACAGACGATCTTCCGCTACACGATCGTGTTCTTCTTGTGGCCGCTTATCGGGCTCCTGAGTTTCTTCTGGCGGCATACGTTTTTGCACGATCGATGGACGAAGACGCGTCTCGTGAAAGTCGAGCGCGTCGTCGCTCGCGCCACCGGGTCGAACTAA
- a CDS encoding ABC transporter substrate-binding protein yields MKRRAFLTAIGAAGASGAALRANAQVRVPVPIQQPAPFPNTFLTQYTIGVCVTLSGPLAKYGTEVVRGVQAAVDEANRFTTPIGHVWGMRTYDDRNDTAQAASNASVAAADSTVIGLVGNLTKQMTLAALPRYANVNFAVVVPTVTANAITARGYHNIYRLPANDTNAGQLFGSTVLEKKRGITALAVALDGDYGSDVARGFIQGARGNRVSADVLLFPQSGFDPAAAARSVLDRSPQYVFFAGKTVELGSLAEAVRLARFTGEFGASDGFYNSDTIANYATTFDGAFVASNLPPLDRVPSAIGLLTDFENEVGAITALSAYGYAAAQVIISAAGRTGAGTRFSLLTTMQRNPSFTTLVGQYGFSVNGDPLIPNIYIYQVGKKGFAFSRPAIRNGFVL; encoded by the coding sequence ATGAAGCGTCGCGCGTTCCTCACCGCGATCGGTGCGGCGGGCGCCAGCGGCGCCGCTCTACGCGCGAACGCGCAAGTTCGGGTGCCGGTGCCGATTCAGCAGCCCGCCCCGTTTCCGAACACGTTTTTGACGCAGTACACCATCGGCGTATGCGTAACGCTGTCGGGTCCTTTGGCCAAGTACGGCACCGAAGTGGTGCGCGGCGTTCAAGCTGCGGTCGACGAAGCCAACCGCTTCACGACCCCGATCGGTCACGTGTGGGGCATGCGCACCTACGACGATCGCAACGACACAGCACAAGCAGCTTCGAATGCGAGCGTCGCGGCCGCCGATTCAACGGTGATCGGCCTCGTCGGCAATCTCACCAAACAAATGACGCTGGCGGCGCTTCCGCGCTATGCGAACGTCAACTTTGCCGTGGTCGTGCCCACGGTTACCGCTAACGCGATCACCGCTCGCGGGTATCACAACATCTATCGCCTGCCGGCCAACGACACCAATGCCGGCCAGCTTTTTGGATCCACGGTGCTCGAAAAGAAGCGCGGGATCACCGCGTTAGCCGTCGCGCTCGACGGCGACTACGGTTCCGACGTAGCCCGTGGATTCATCCAAGGCGCCAGAGGCAATCGCGTCAGCGCCGACGTTTTGTTGTTTCCGCAAAGCGGTTTCGATCCGGCGGCTGCAGCGCGCAGCGTTCTGGATCGCAGTCCGCAGTACGTATTTTTCGCGGGAAAGACCGTCGAACTCGGCTCGTTAGCCGAGGCCGTACGTCTGGCGCGCTTCACCGGCGAGTTCGGTGCGTCCGACGGTTTCTATAACTCGGATACGATCGCGAATTACGCGACGACGTTCGACGGCGCGTTCGTTGCTTCAAATCTTCCCCCGCTCGATCGCGTGCCGAGCGCCATCGGGCTGCTGACCGACTTCGAAAACGAGGTCGGTGCGATTACCGCGCTCTCTGCATACGGTTACGCCGCCGCGCAGGTGATCATTTCTGCCGCCGGACGCACCGGCGCCGGAACCCGGTTCTCACTGCTGACAACGATGCAGCGAAATCCCTCGTTCACGACGCTGGTTGGCCAATACGGGTTCAGCGTCAACGGCGATCCGTTAATACCGAACATCTATATCTATCAGGTTGGCAAGAAAGGCTTCGCGTTTTCACGCCCGGCTATTCGTAACGGGTTCGTTCTCTAG
- a CDS encoding GntR family transcriptional regulator translates to MPAVLTVDPGSGVPIYLQIIEQVKRSVALGVLQSGEQLPTVKQLALDLTINPNTVARAYRDLERDQIIETAPGRGSFVRQNGAEANVRAAATDVARAAVDGALREAKSLGLTRSDVRATVDLALDRWFPEER, encoded by the coding sequence ATGCCGGCCGTCCTTACGGTCGACCCTGGAAGCGGGGTGCCGATCTATCTACAAATCATCGAGCAAGTCAAGCGCTCCGTCGCGTTGGGCGTGCTGCAATCCGGTGAGCAACTGCCAACCGTCAAGCAGCTGGCCCTCGACCTGACGATCAACCCAAATACGGTCGCCCGTGCGTATCGAGATCTCGAGCGCGATCAGATTATCGAAACGGCTCCCGGCCGCGGCTCGTTCGTGCGCCAAAACGGCGCCGAGGCGAACGTCCGGGCGGCTGCCACCGACGTAGCCCGCGCGGCCGTGGACGGGGCGCTGCGAGAAGCCAAATCGCTCGGCCTTACGCGCTCCGACGTTCGCGCTACGGTCGACCTCGCACTCGACCGTTGGTTTCCGGAGGAACGATGA
- a CDS encoding winged helix-turn-helix domain-containing protein produces MSVYEFGPFHLDAERLLLVENGKPMQLGPKVVETLLAMVERDGEIVSKQALLDRIWPEGYVDEANLAQNVYVLRKALRAAWDSPAIETIPRRGYRFVADVQPCERVPAVEPAVHADLAFDGGRLVAPDPGLHPASAIRWRWPVVAALTAFLLSAGAAFGILAPHGGTSIAANSEASRLYAIGRFYWNQRTPEGAAKSLSYFGRLVRENPSDARGYAALALANEVMGDYMYGPLPAATYFRKAREYAHKALGLDPHTGDAYAVLGIVDMDAGHMTPSEVDSALTELRRAIAIDPQSAAAHEWYGIALVETGQFSKAFTELRRADELDPLSVATTSWLASTAYLEGRYGDAIAYARETLDLSPGRAEALQTLGLAYEALGDSRRAIASFQRMASVCASCRPEAAALLAVVYAPIDATTARAELATARARSADVGAGDLAAAYAAVGQRRGALTWLRRDGAAAYIRAEVAADPRFASLRRDVAGPPDKRA; encoded by the coding sequence ATGAGCGTGTACGAATTCGGACCGTTCCATTTGGATGCCGAGCGGCTCTTGTTGGTCGAGAACGGCAAACCGATGCAGCTGGGTCCTAAGGTGGTCGAAACGCTGCTGGCCATGGTGGAGCGCGACGGCGAGATCGTGTCCAAGCAGGCGTTGCTCGATCGAATTTGGCCCGAGGGCTATGTCGACGAAGCGAACCTGGCGCAAAACGTGTACGTGCTGCGCAAGGCACTGCGCGCAGCTTGGGATAGTCCGGCAATCGAGACTATTCCGCGGCGCGGCTATCGATTTGTCGCCGACGTCCAGCCGTGCGAACGCGTTCCGGCCGTCGAGCCGGCGGTTCATGCCGACCTCGCATTCGACGGGGGGCGTCTGGTAGCGCCGGATCCGGGGCTCCATCCGGCTTCGGCAATCCGCTGGCGCTGGCCGGTCGTGGCGGCGCTCACGGCTTTTCTTCTCAGCGCCGGGGCCGCGTTCGGCATCTTGGCGCCGCACGGCGGAACTTCTATCGCGGCGAACAGTGAAGCCTCGCGACTGTACGCCATCGGACGTTTCTACTGGAATCAGCGTACACCGGAGGGGGCCGCCAAGAGCTTGAGCTACTTCGGGCGGCTCGTGCGGGAAAATCCGTCCGACGCGCGAGGGTATGCCGCGTTAGCCCTCGCTAACGAAGTGATGGGCGACTATATGTACGGGCCGCTTCCGGCTGCGACATACTTTCGAAAAGCGCGCGAGTACGCGCATAAAGCATTGGGTCTCGATCCGCACACCGGCGACGCGTACGCCGTGCTCGGCATCGTCGACATGGATGCGGGCCACATGACCCCGTCCGAAGTCGATTCCGCGCTGACGGAACTGCGCCGTGCGATTGCAATCGATCCCCAAAGCGCTGCGGCGCACGAGTGGTACGGAATCGCTTTAGTAGAAACCGGACAGTTCTCCAAAGCCTTTACCGAACTTCGCCGGGCCGACGAACTGGATCCGTTGTCGGTTGCGACCACGTCGTGGCTGGCCAGCACGGCATATCTCGAAGGCCGCTACGGCGATGCAATCGCATACGCGCGCGAAACGCTCGATCTTTCACCCGGGCGTGCCGAAGCGTTGCAGACGCTCGGCTTGGCCTACGAAGCGCTCGGCGACAGCCGCCGCGCCATTGCGTCGTTCCAACGTATGGCATCGGTGTGCGCGTCCTGCCGTCCCGAAGCCGCCGCGTTGCTCGCGGTCGTGTATGCGCCGATCGACGCTACGACGGCTCGTGCCGAACTGGCGACCGCGCGTGCGCGCTCGGCGGATGTTGGCGCCGGCGATTTGGCTGCCGCGTATGCCGCGGTCGGACAACGCCGCGGTGCGTTGACCTGGCTGCGCCGTGACGGTGCCGCCGCGTATATTCGGGCTGAGGTGGCGGCCGATCCCCGGTTTGCCTCGCTGCGCCGCGACGTCGCCGGCCCGCCGGATAAACGGGCCTAA
- a CDS encoding carboxymuconolactone decarboxylase family protein — translation MAHLWDALRLRPEIARTLAAHDRAVDRGSVDPRTKALCAVMVAWLNACERCVENNLDAARELGVTQAALDALERYTESDEFSPDQRVALEAAVAITREPRGVSPVLCERLRVHFDQGQIVELVAAIGLQNYLSRASNAFRTAIP, via the coding sequence TTGGCGCATCTATGGGACGCGCTTCGCCTGCGTCCCGAGATCGCTCGCACGTTGGCCGCGCACGACCGCGCCGTCGATCGAGGCAGCGTCGATCCACGGACGAAGGCACTCTGCGCGGTCATGGTTGCGTGGCTCAACGCGTGCGAGCGCTGCGTCGAAAACAATCTCGATGCGGCGCGCGAGCTGGGCGTAACCCAGGCGGCGTTGGACGCCCTCGAACGCTACACCGAAAGCGACGAGTTTTCTCCGGATCAACGCGTTGCGCTCGAAGCTGCGGTTGCGATCACGCGCGAACCTCGCGGTGTCTCGCCGGTGTTGTGCGAACGCTTACGCGTACATTTCGACCAGGGTCAAATCGTCGAACTCGTCGCGGCCATCGGTTTACAGAACTATCTATCGCGCGCCAGCAACGCGTTTCGGACGGCCATCCCTTAG